The following proteins are co-located in the Schistocerca nitens isolate TAMUIC-IGC-003100 chromosome 2, iqSchNite1.1, whole genome shotgun sequence genome:
- the LOC126236913 gene encoding uncharacterized protein LOC126236913, whose protein sequence is MKSKTKHFFKQMQGHVPIPFFGCAFAVESVWSRHCVLGPKYYKSKESSVPEHLEDHVIPHKRLRIMDTRKSNCPATLNMKCIRVYPDYSMHSATEHRDTKAKVLASLQKDLALPCPPKSYLRYYLTASPASAHTHATESVEASGYIHPSLVKEIKNLVLSGMTSLKVIKLALDRFVEINFTGTHIPGQMNTTFYPTEKTIYSHVYRTLYGTNKVLFDETRLQNQVDEWHKDSSNHMIYYRHCTGANGEVKP, encoded by the exons gtaaaacaaagcatttcttcaagcaaatgcagggacatgtccctatccccttttttggttgtgcatttgcagtggagagtgtgtggtcgaggcactgtgttttggggccaaaatactataaaagtaaagagtctagtgtacctgagcacttg GAAGACCATGTGATTCCTCACAAGAGATTGAGGATCATGGATACTAGAAAATCCAACTGCCCAGcaactttaaatatgaagtgtataagggtgtatcctgattacagtatgcactcagcaactgaacacagggataccaaggcaaaa gttcttgcaagtctgcagaaagatttggcattgccatgcccgcctaagagctatctacgttattatttgactgcttccccagcaagtgcacacacacatgctactgaaagtgttgaagcaagtgggtacatacatccttcacttgtaaaggaaatcaaaaacttagtactcagtggcatgacatctctcaaagtcattaagttggccttagacagatttgttgaaatcaatttcactgggacacacataccaggtcaaatgaatactaccttttaccctacagagaaaactatttacagtcacgtttatcggaccctttatggtacaaataaagtattgtttgacgagactagactgcagaatcaggttgatgagtggcacaaagactcgagcaatcacatgatttattatagacattgtACGGGAGCCAATGGAGAAGTGAAACCATAA